In the Henningerozyma blattae CBS 6284 chromosome 8, complete genome genome, one interval contains:
- the SPO14 gene encoding phospholipase D (similar to Saccharomyces cerevisiae SPO14 (YKR031C); ancestral locus Anc_1.251), producing the protein MPNQKQSSDSFLDPIVLENIELRDLNSPPPLHHAQTTTATESLDLEDVEARIKNLSFQGIPNSMRPPLSTVHRKQQHSHPPASHSNRNSNIDMLSTDSMECQLQTLSSRLPSSASLPPQRRSTMPNLSSRRSSTWKKEFDNAFRKISVLSKLKTARSTNATANAKKHDTLLLEQDDLKDLFTRQLASDLIDSLLAASPAALFASTQFLRDEHGHKRAPLLLAMLGVRVEPIDEANLLSSSNDHSLLQQQRERERERNIQRQRESSPPHMGPALTNVTSNGSSNTLNNLEKNQSNGLYFKILLEYGIGENRMKWSIIKSYKDLLQLHSKLKRVSFQDTTLNKLYIDHNRYRKIHIPHFPRFKDKPSTTHHHPSNITANASTNIKRNSTLQVPDLQNNISSNQSIRSSMNFNNNNNNNNNNNNNNNNNNNNNTQPPLSNPNPNETTSNNIDDTLLPMYLRLEKYLKLLNLSLCLRPQANRLFQFYEFSPISNLLSYEDGYQGKEGYLIIGSSATTSGWRVSHFPRFSDFNEMIKRHTTKWFLVRHSYITYVSDLYSTTPLDVFLIDSDFKIKLYGNNNLNLLDLDLNWKSIEINNFSSKFIILLENKERKLQLITKNQNSLKQWILSIHQMAKSSVWSKQNRFASFAPIRQNAYCKLLVDGRDYFWALSDALLMAQDVIFIHDWWLSPELYMRRPVNANQEFRIDRILKKKAQEGVKIFIIVYRNVGSTVGTDSLWTKHSMLLLHPNIHLLRSPNQWLQNTYFWAHHEKFTIIDNTIAFMGGIDLCYGRYDTPDHVLRDDNDDIRFQNFPGKDYSNARVCDFFELNKPFESMYDRNELPRMPWHDVHMMTVGEAARDIARHFIQRWNYVLRQKRPSRLTPLLTPASDFTPDELKNSPFFRLLKSRSTCEIQILRSTGYWSLGLKQTEKSIQNAYLKLIETSDYYIYIENQFFVTTSSWDGVVIENKIGDAIVDRIIKAHSEGKPWKAIIIIPLMPGFDSPVDTPEASSLRLIMQCQYQSISRGETSIFAKLRKLNIEPIQYIQFFSLRKWSTIGPFDKIVTEQLYVHAKILISDDRNCIIGSANINERSQLGNRDSEVACIIRDTDLIKTKMNGKTYYAGRFAWEMRQRLMREHLGCDVDLVEIVERQFGRLKDLAKLNCSTLHTIDNNANSYKQINSAMVELAYREVFDVDYSNTWQKKYSTFNNLKNHGILNLFDNNNDIDDYEEGRDGNERDNQLPSKKAPTLNPHDTLSPSAMLENPIGKKSKIPSRNKSKKNKPSPTPSISPFTMPGKSNKGNNYRNSTTINEENGSDNDNDNDNDNDNDEETSVSSNGSSTNTTVLPASDSTSDEVYKNFTARYHSFNYRAGDDNIGIRDNKPLSTDPRLVNNVDHEREIEGFGPDGWSSVTPQFKESVTEQLREWAIKALSTKTFDGDKAPKKSYDFLPDKDDIEAYLADPKITNSQKWDILKRISYYXXXXXXXXIKIRERKRKENKYFHLLVKIDLESDDEDAAEDVNIFVDNLLEQMAPAFKMHGIVSNTKLLNLTFVDPYSFEDPLRDGFYSDLWLAIALRNTYIYRLVFHCQPDNTVQTWASYKEFESLEERFNKSQTKLFETKIAEESEIALQNSNSNSNNNNTTDDNSNNNNNSPAHDNTSSNQSSGESSRNRKRKNSRVSRDSERERANTLKMSLMGSIMYGMNQKIFDRYTAKKILERVHGHLVIFPTEWLAREIETNNWFYTSDRIPPIEIFD; encoded by the coding sequence ATGCCAAACCAAAAACAATCGAGTGATTCGTTTCTAGACCCCATCGTCCTAGAAAACATCGAACTCCGCGATTTAAACTCCCCTCCTCCCCTCCATCATGCTCAAACCACCACCGCCACCGAATCGCTCGATCTCGAAGATGTAGAAGCTCGCATCAAAAACTTGTCCTTCCAAGGCATACCAAACTCCATGCGACCTCCATTATCCACGGTTCATCGTAAACAACAACACTCTCACCCACCTGCCTCCCACAGTAACCGCAATAGCAACATAGACATGCTCTCCACAGATTCCATGGAATGCCAATTACAAACTCTCAGTTCACGTCTACCATCCTCCGCGTCGTTGCCCCCACAAAGAAGATCCACAATGCCCAACCTATCCTCCAGAAGATCCTCTACTTGGAAAAAGGAATTCGACAACGCCTTTAGGAAAATCTCTGTCTTGTCCAAGTTGAAAACTGCAAGATCCACCAACGCAACGGCAAATGCGAAAAAACATGACACTTTACTTTTGGAACAAGATGATTTGAAAGACCTCTTTACAAGACAATTGGCTTCAGATCTCATCGACTCTCTTCTAGCGGCTTCCCCCGCAGCACTTTTCGCAAGCACTCAATTCCTAAGAGATGAACATGGTCATAAGAGAGCTCCACTTCTATTGGCCATGTTGGGTGTAAGAGTAGAACCTATCGATGAGGCAAATTTACTCTCCTCATCAAATGATCATTCACTTTTACAACAACAAAGAGAACGTGAAAGAGAAAGAAATATCCAACGACAAAGAGAATCCTCTCCTCCTCATATGGGACCTGCTTTGACCAATGTCACTTCAAATGGTTCTTCAAATACATTGAACAATCTAGAGAAAAATCAATCAAATGGgttatatttcaaaatccTATTAGAATATGGTATTGGTGAAAATAGAATGAAATGGTCCATCATCAAATCATATAAGgatttattacaattacaTTCCAAATTGAAAAGAGTCTCCTTCCAAGATAcaactttaaataaattgtaCATCGATCATAATAGATATCGAAAGATCCATATCCCTCATTTCCCCAGATTCAAAGATAAACCTTCCACCACTCATCATCATCCATCAAATATAACCGCCAATGCTTCCACAAACATCAAACGTAATTCCACTTTACAAGTACCGGAtctacaaaataatatctcATCAAATCAATCAATCCGATCGTCAatgaattttaataataataataataataataataataataataataataataataataataataataataatactcaACCTCCACTATCTAATCCAAACCCAAATGAAacaacttcaaataatatcgATGATACTCTTTTACCAATGTATCTAAGattggaaaaatatttgaaattattaaatctatCTCTTTGTCTAAGACCTCAAGCAAATCGCTTATTCCAATTTTATGAATTTAGTCCCATTAGTAATTTATTAAGTTATGAAGATGGATATCAAGGTAAAGAAGGCTATTTAATCATTGGTTCATCTGCCACTACATCTGGTTGGAGAGTTTCACATTTCCCTCGTTTTAGtgattttaatgaaatgaTTAAAAGACATACTACAAAATGGTTTCTAGTAAGACATTCTTATATCACCTATGTTTCTGATTTATATTCCACAACTCCATTAGATGTTTTCCTTATCGATAGtgatttcaaaattaaattatacggtaataataatttgaatctattagatttggatttgaattggaaatcaatagaaattaataatttctcttccaaattcatcattcttttggaaaataaagaacgcaaattacaattaatcACTAAAAATCAAAACTCATTGAAACAATGGATCTTATCCATCCATCAAATGGCAAAATCTTCAGTATGGTCCAAACAAAATAGATTTGCTAGTTTTGCCCCCATTAGACAAAACGCttattgtaaattattagttgaTGGTAGAGATTATTTCTGGGCATTATCCGATGCTTTATTAATGGCTCAAGATGTCATTTTCATTCATGATTGGTGGTTATCTCCAGAATTATATATGAGAAGACCCGTAAATGCAAATCAAGAATTTAGAATCGATAGAATCTTGAAGAAAAAGGCTCAAGAGGGGGTCAAGATCTTCATTATTGTCTATAGAAACGTCGGCAGTACTGTTGGAACTGATTCTCTTTGGACTAAACATTCCATGCTATTATTACATccaaatattcatttgttAAGATCCCCCAACCAATGGTTACAAAATACTTATTTTTGGGCTCAtcatgaaaaatttaccaTCATCGATAATACTATCGCATTCATGGGTGGTATTGATTTGTGTTATGGTAGATATGATACCCCTGATCATGTCCTAAGAGATGATAACGATGATATtagatttcaaaatttccCCGGTAAAGATTATTCCAATGCAAGAGTCTGTGATTTCTTCGAATTAAATAAACCTTTTGAATCCATGTATGATAGAAATGAATTACCAAGAATGCCATGGCATGATGTTCATATGATGACTGTAGGTGAAGCCGCAAGAGATATTGCAAGACATTTTATACAAAGATGGAATTATGTACTAAGACAAAAGAGACCAAGTAGATTGACTCCATTATTAACTCCTGCAAGTGATTTCACACCtgatgaattgaaaaattctccATTTTTCagattattaaaatcaagATCTACTTGTGAAATCCAAATCTTAAGAAGTACTGGTTATTGGTCCTTAGGTTTGAAACAAACTGAAAAATCCATTCAAAACgcttatttgaaattaattgaaacaagtgattattatatttatattgaaaatcaaTTCTTTGTCACTACTTCCTCTTGGGATGGTGTTGtcattgaaaataaaattggtGATGCTATTGTTGATAGAATTATAAAAGCTCATAGTGAGGGAAAACCTTGGAAagccattattattatcccCTTGATGCCAGGTTTCGATTCTCCTGTAGATACCCCAGAAGCATCATCTTTACGTTTAATCATGCAATGTCAATATCAATCAATTTCTCGTGGTGAAACTTCTATTTTTGctaaattaagaaaattaaatattgaacctattcaatatattcaatttttttcattaagaAAATGGTCTACCATTGGTCCATTTGATAAAATCGTTACTGAACAATTATATGTTCATGCCAAGATTTTAATTAGTGATGATAGAAATTGTATCATTGGTAGTGCAAACATTAATGAAAGATCTCAATTGGGTAATAGAGATAGTGAAGTCGCTTGTATTATTAGAGATACTGATTTAATAAAGACAAAGATGAATGGTAAGACTTATTATGCAGGTAGATTTGCATGGGAAATGAGACAGAGATTAATGAGAGAACATTTAGGTTGTGATGTCGATTTAGTGGAAATTGTCGAAAGACAATTTGGTagattaaaagatttagcaaaattaaattgttCCACTTTACATactattgataataatgccAACAGTTATAAACAAATCAATTCTGCCATGGTAGAATTAGCTTATCGTGAAGTCTTTGATGTAGATTATTCTAATACTtggcaaaaaaaatattccacttttaataatttgaagaatCATGGTATTTTGAActtatttgataataataatgatattgatgattATGAAGAGGGAAGAGATGGAAATGAAAGAGATAATCAACTTCCATCTAAAAAGGCTCCAACTTTAAATCCACATGATACATTATCACCATCTGCAATGTTAGAAAATCCAATTGGGAAAAAATCGAAAATTCCATCAAGAAATAAatcgaaaaaaaataaaccaTCTCCAACTCCTTCTATATCTCCATTTACCATGCCAggaaaatcaaataaaggaaataattatagaaaTTCAACAACcattaatgaagaaaatggtagtgataatgataatgataatgataatgataatgataatgatgaagaaacaTCTGTTAGTAGTAACGGTAGTAGTACAAATACAACTGTTCTTCCCGCTTCAGATTCTACTTCTGATGAAGTTTATAAGAATTTCACTGCTAGATATCATTCCTTTAATTATAGAGCCGGTGATGATAATATAGGTATTAGAGATAATAAACCTTTAAGTACAGACCCCAGATTAGTTAATAATGTTGACCATGAAAGAGAAATTGAAGGGTTTGGCCCGGATGGATGGAGTAGTGTTACACCtcaatttaaagaatctgTTACAGAACAATTACGTGAATGGGCAATTAAGGCCTTATCTACAAAGACCTTTGATGGTGATAAAGCTCCAAAGAAAAGTTATGACTTCTTACCTGACAAAGATGACATCGAAGCTTATTTAGCTGATCCAAAGATAACAAACTCTCAAAAATGGGATATCCTAAAGAGAATTAGTTATTACAANNNNNNNNNNNNNNNNNNNNaaataaaaataagagaaaggaaaagaaaggaaaataaatactTCCATCTACTAGTGAAAATAGATTTAGAaagtgatgatgaagatgcaGCTGAAgatgttaatatttttgtcGATAATTTACTTGAACAAATGGCACCAGCTTTCAAAATGCATGGTATTGTTTCCaatacaaaattattaaatttaacatTTGTAGATCCTTATTCTTTTGAAGATCCATTAAGAGATGGGTTCTATTCGGATTTATGGTTAGCTATTGCATTGAGAAACACATATATTTATAGATTAGTCTTCCATTGTCAACCAGATAATACAGTTCAAACGTGGGCAAGttataaagaatttgaaagttTGGAAGAAAGATTCAATAAATCTcaaacaaaattatttgaaacaaaGATTGCTGAAGAAAGCGAAATAGCTCTACAAAACTCCAATtccaattctaataataacaataccACTGATgataatagcaataataacaataatagcCCAGCCCATGATAATACAAGTTCCAATCAATCAAGTGGTGAAAGTTCAAGAAATAGAAAGAGGAAAAATTCAAGAGTAAGTAGAGATTCAGAAAGAGAAAGGGCAAATACATTAAAAATGTCATTAATGGGTAGCATTATGTACGGAATGAATCAAAAGATATTTGATAGATACACtgctaaaaaaattttggaaaGAGTTCATGGCCATTTAGTAATTTTTCCAACTGAATGGCTTGCAAGGGAAATTGAAACTAATAACTGGTTTTATACTTCAGATAGGATCCCaccaattgaaattttcgATTAA
- the TBLA0H03000 gene encoding uncharacterized protein, with protein sequence MDPRCEIALPDAVAITGRRVGVSAGAPLGAPKTVGNAASVRRVCAGQSDRQCGECAAAAGTREEETGTRYVTATLRECQRVSRCSRALPDAAGRYPMQQGGTRCSPYPAGSSPDVAAADARCLMRCPDAEGVCESGNGICTADGVSGLCSGAGNDSEAIRWCTEWGAVEGMLSHVRQAPRKRREVAGNEEKWPSRSEINLAPRVEAVGIAVAWRPYLHCILCA encoded by the coding sequence ATGGATCCCCGGTGTGAGATCGCACTGCCCGATGCGGTAGCGATCACGGGCAGGCGCGTGGGGGTGTCTGCGGGTGCCCCACTCGGCGCACCCAAAACGGTAGGCAACGCGGCGAGTGTGCGACGGGTCTGTGCGGGCCAGAGCGACAGGCAGTGCGGAGAATGCGCTGCAGCAGCCGGCACAAGAGAAGAAGAAACGGGCACGCGTTACGTAACCGCTACGCTACGAGAATGTCAGCGTGTGTCCCGATGCAGCAGGGCGTTACCCGATGCAGCAGGGCGGTACCCGATGCAGCAGGGCGGTACCCGATGCAGCCCATATCCGGCGGGATCCTCGCCCGATGTGGCAGCTGCGGATGCGCGTTGCCTGATGCGATGTCCCGATGCAGAGGGTGTGTGCGAATCGGGCAACGGGATCTGCACGGCCGATGGCGTTTCCGGATTGTGCAGCGGTGCCGGCAACGATTCCGAGGCAATAAGGTGGTGCACAGAGTGGGGCGCAGTGGAAGGCATGCTGAGTCATGTGCGGCAGGCACCGCGGAAACGAAGGGAAGTGGCAGGAAACGAAGAGAAGTGGCCGTCGCGGTCGGAGATAAACTTAGCTCCGAGGGTGGAGGCCGTCGGGATAGCGGTTGCCTGGAGGCCGTATTTGCATTGCATTTTGTGCGCTTGA
- the TBLA0H03010 gene encoding GATA-type transcription factor (similar to Saccharomyces cerevisiae GZF3 (YJL110C) and DAL80 (YKR034W); ancestral locus Anc_1.250) has product MTPHVTVSSPPHANTSHTPPPRHVCANCKTTATPLWRRDEDLNVLCNACGLFKKLHHGRARPLALHRRTRHPAPGILGNTSLRKNRLCSPGGTHDIISMTVTPRRASANAIKGGATATATATANANANANANATATATANANANANANATATITSSNPSPSRLPHLSSLIHVSTPSPPADQPLASTSTSLKISLPLPLPLLSPP; this is encoded by the coding sequence ATGACTCCCCACGTGACCGTGTCCTCTCCACCTCACGCCAACACCTCTCACACGCCTCCTCCACGTCACGTATGTGCCAACTGCAAAACAACGGCCACTCCTCTATGGCGTCGAGACGAAGATCTTAACGTTCTTTGTAATGCATGTGGCCTGTTTAAAAAACTGCACCACGGTAGAGCAAGACCTCTGGCCCTGCATCGTCGCACACGTCATCCGGCACCCGGCATCCTCGGTAACACAAGTCTGCGCAAAAACAGACTGTGTTCGCCCGGTGGGACCCACGATATCATATCCATGACTGTTACGCCTCGTCGTGCGAGCGCCAATGCCATTAAGGGCGGTGCAACTGCAACTGCAACTGCAActgcaaatgcaaatgcaaatgcaaatgcaaatgcaactgcaactgcaactgcaaatgcaaatgcaaatgcaaatgcaaatgcaacTGCAACTATCACATCCTCAAACCCTTCACCAAGCAGGCTGCCGCATCTCTCCTCGCTCATCCACGTATCCACTCCCTCCCCACCAGCAGACCAACCTCTCGCATCCACATCCACATCATTGAAAATATCCCTCCCCCTCCCCCTCCCCCTCCTATCCCCTCCATAG
- the TBLA0H03030 gene encoding gag-pol fusion protein (Ty like retrotransposon), whose translation MNVEKYKNKLPIKYQTYHNKYTKENNNNNIVRLVNTSDKTSDFVVIDTASGISMTPFKEQLVDFIPLTKENPGPSYYGVGNDDQEKPIYFEGYGFLPIRGDNNKIIHMFTYLAPYEDAIILSAFKLWEIVGYGFESGKYDFSTVNNYKIPTKIMDHTIWVPTKQIIAEYTNEITNKKVRIIKSSKISLLEAHLRLNHLPTVAIQEFITDRDSEFTNNNLKQLAEKKEFN comes from the coding sequence ATGAATGTggaaaaatacaaaaataaactgcctataaaatatcaaacttatcataataaatataccaaagagaataataataataatatagtaAGATTGGTTAATACATCAGACAAAACTTCTGACTTTGTGGTTATTGATACTGCATCAGGAATTAGCATGACACCTTTCAAAGAGCAACTAGTTGACTTTATTCCCCTAACAAAAGAAAACCCTGGTCCATCATATTATGGAGTAGGAAATGATGATCAAGAAAAAccaatttattttgaagGTTATGGATTTCTACCAATTCGAggtgataataataaaattatccaTATGTTTACATATTTGGCTCCATATGAAGATgcaataattttatctgCATTCAAACTATGGGAAATAGTTGGATATGGTTTTGAATCTGGAAAATATGACTTTTCAACTGtcaataattataaaataccAACAAAAATTATGGATCATACAATTTGGGTTCCTACTAAGCAAATAATTGCAGAATatacaaatgaaattacaaataaaaaagtaagaataataaaatcttcTAAAATATCACTTTTAGAGGCTCACTTAAGACTAAATCACCTACCTACTGTAGCAATAcaagaatttattacaGACAGAGACTCTGAGtttaccaataataacttGAAACAATTAGCTGAGAAAAAGGAATTCAATTAA
- the DID2 gene encoding Did2p (similar to Saccharomyces cerevisiae DID2 (YKR035W-A); ancestral locus Anc_1.249) — protein sequence MSTLENTLFQLKFTSKQLQKQALKASKEETKETNKLKKILQNSNNDDNQEIAKIYASNAIRKKNERLQLLKLSSRIDSVASRVQTAVTMRQVSNSMNQVCIGMDRALKTMNLQQITMIMDKFDTQFEDLDTSVNVYEDMGTNTDAIVVDNDKVDELMNKVADENGIELRQSARVDTLPEIKNDSNKVQVSDEKEDKLAERLRALRG from the coding sequence aTGTCGACATTAGAAAATACTCTTTTTCAACTGAAATTTACTTCAAAACAATTACAGAAACAAGCTCTGAAAGCATCTAAAGAAGAAACGAAAGAAAccaataaattgaaaaaaatactacaaaattccaataatgatgataatcaAGAAATTGCTAAAATTTATGCTTCAAACGCTATAAGGAAAAAGAATGAACGTTTACAactattgaaattatcatCAAGAATCGATTCAGTAGCTTCACGAGTTCAAACAGCAGTCACAATGAGGCAAGtatcaaattcaatgaaTCAAGTGTGTATTGGCATGGATAGAGCCTTAAAAACAATGAACTTACAACAGATTACAATGATTATGGACAAATTCGATACTCAATTCGAAGATTTAGATACTTCAGTAAACGTATATGAAGATATGGGTACCAATACTGACGCGATAGTGgttgataatgataaagtAGATGAACTAATGAATAAAGTCGCTGATGAAAACGGTATTGAATTAAGACAATCTGCGAGAGTCGATACGTTAccagaaattaaaaatgattcaaataaagTTCAAGTGTCAGATGAGAAAGAAGATAAATTGGCTGAAAGATTAAGAGCTCTACGTGGTTAA
- the CAF4 gene encoding Caf4p (similar to Saccharomyces cerevisiae MDV1 (YJL112W) and CAF4 (YKR036C); ancestral locus Anc_1.247), translating into MSNSPTHLLRKVSTVSSVLLDNVEPLSAGTSSADLFNSCKSCISNNSNKIIDVKNNDNANIQINSKNSSRVTIKDFNFARPPDVIEYNSDLGERKKDMPNILGSEIVRDLISRQSDIGIQKFNLCIDLIKHKSNKKSNFKTLSYISDRLLNDLNFKDKYQKRLSDGKSIIFNDKILLQNNWQNSINCSTTTDTSLYQNFELLIHYSNKLNKQSFTYDNSLLPLLLKKEYINSSFSVNTLKQSKRQVFLKTQLIELENQILMDKLNELDNLLQYLNSKKHKIVKKINYLDNEKQLTNNLTKNINERIDFLQEYNLYKENSENKLDIELIANEKDKITISNDDSSIITSTTSINMRDNDEYLQRNKDDYIIRNIHCDNKNFNIHYDNLLNYNVPSIRKYYASGSKLGTLENYNDSNSISCLDFDIPFGKLYSTNKLDNSIKVWDLNRFKQIGIKHKAHLTTINCIQLYSTKDLLITGGKDALVKLWDIQSEKFCEDEEENSIEPLNEDSISLKSLFDLHSDEITSLFMHENNLVTGSQDKTIIHWDLNSGKNIQSLLIGFPMENQTVNYIDHNRKNNFRVENKPIIGALQCFDSALATGTKDGIIRLWDLRSGEIARKLIGHQDAITSLKFDTNNIISGSLDGSTRIWDLRQDQLIDLFKYDLPIKSLDFDDKNIVINTFGNSRINVYNKLTHEHSDHCNILEDNHSVEYLRYKDGYLIEGRNDGKINSWVI; encoded by the coding sequence ATGAGCAATTCACCCACCCATTTACTTCGAAAAGTTTCAACAGTTTCTAGTGTATTATTGGATAATGTAGAGCCTCTATCTGCTGGTACTAGTAGTGCAGATTTGTTTAATTCATGTAAAAGTTGTATaagtaataattcaaataaaatcattgacgttaaaaataatgataatgcaaatattcaaattaattcaaaaaatagCAGTAGAGTAACCATAAAAGATTTTAACTTTGCTAGACCGCCGGATGTTATCGAATATAATTCTGATCTTggtgaaagaaaaaaagatatgCCTAATATTTTAGGATCCGAAATAGTACGAGATTTAATATCAAGGCAGAGTGATATTggtattcaaaaatttaaccTTTGcattgatttaattaaacataaatcaaataagaaatcaaattttaaaactcTAAGTTATATTAGTGATCGCTTActaaatgatttaaattttaaagataagTATCAAAAAAGGTTATCAGATGGGAAAtccattatatttaatgataaaatacttttacaaaataattggcaaaattcaataaactGTTCAACTACGACAGATACTTCATTGtatcaaaattttgaattattaattcattattcaaataaactTAATAAACAATCCTTTACGTatgataattcattattaccattgctattaaaaaaagaatatataaattcttcattttcagtTAATACCTTAAAACAGAGTAAACGCCaagtatttttaaaaactcaattaattgaattggaaaatcaaattttaatggacaaattaaatgaattagataatttattacaatatttaaattctaaaaagcacaaaattgttaaaaagattaattatctggataatgaaaaacaattaaccaataatttaaccaaaaatattaatgaaagaaTAGATTTCTTACAAGAATATAACCtctataaagaaaattctGAAAATAAACTTGATATCGAATTAATTGCAAACGAGAAAGATAAAATAACTATAAGTAATGATGATTCAAGTATAATCACATCTACTACTTCGATAAATATGAGagataatgatgaatatCTACAAAGAAATAAGGATGATTATATAATCCGAAATATTCATtgtgataataaaaattttaatattcattatgataatttattaaattataatgttCCTAGTATAAGAAAATACTATGCATCAGGATCAAAACTTGGTACGttagaaaattataatgattCGAATAGTATATCATGTCTTGATTTTGATATACcatttggtaaattatattctactaacaaattagataattcaattaaagtaTGGGATTTAAATAGGTTCAAACAAATTGGTATTAAACATAAAGCACATTTAACAACGATTAATTGcattcaattatattccacaaaagatttattaattactGGTGGTAAGGATGCCTTAGTTAAATTATGGGATATTCAATCGGAAAAATTTTGTGaggatgaagaagaaaattctATTGAACCATTGAATGAAGattctatttctttaaaatcattGTTTGACTTACATTCTGATGAGATTACATCGCTATTTATGCATGAGAATAATTTAGTAACTGGGTCACAAGATAAAACTATTATACATTGGGATTTAAATTCaggtaaaaatattcaatcattattaattgggTTTCCAATGGAAAATCAAACtgtaaattatattgaCCATAATAGAAAGAATAATTTTCGAGTTGAAAATAAACCAATAATTGGAGCTTTACAATGTTTTGATTCAGCTTTAGCTACTGGAACAAAAGATGGTATTATACGATTGTGGGATTTAAGATCTGGTGAAATTGCTAGGAAATTAATAGGTCATCAAGATGCAATTACtagtttaaaatttgatactaataatattattagtggATCATTAGATGGTAGTACAAGGATTTGGGATCTAAGACAAGatcaattgattgatttgtttaaatatgatttgccaataaaatcattagaTTTCGATGATAAGAATATCGTTATTAATACATTTGGTAATTCTAGAATAAAtgtttataataaattaacaCATGAACATTCGGATCATTGCAATATATTAGAAGATAATCACTCTGTGGAATATTTACGCTATAAGGATGGTTATTTAATCGAAGGTAGAAATGATggtaaaattaattcttggGTAATATAG